A region from the Leptolyngbya iicbica LK genome encodes:
- the hmpF gene encoding pilus motility taxis protein HmpF produces the protein MLYLAEVQRKTGFIGSGKADFKLLACQRGDTWTGVPGDETIAAPDDASYNAGALVMVELSNNRQITRHYDAGRPLVGILQNFSNQSKKSKSQEEEIEQWKQSLTFQSQELNRRELELETRQEQVEQAEADLEKLEAQRQEIESSQQELDQLKEELDRKHQELQGAWDHLNGEIRRFEERQEDASQNAGLDEAQSQQLQEALERLTNAVTPTEGLREQLNLAYELVNQQQSLLSERQQSLATQQQQLDERRGQLQQEIETLTGHWQGWHDAEAALNSRKADLKVQQQTLADKQADVQTLSQQLQSQSNLYQQVYELLNTSDKVRLSDKVDVAALDALPLDELQKVVTDLEKDLEKVSRFVNDQEEELKLEQEAIDELKQRMEQVSEFDRLQLETELAEEQDRYQMLNETLVGQRRNLLEREEVLSQHQAVLRRRQGLATEEAPVNVVDLEPILKQIDAQRQQTSDTLQQCESEIKEIQARLDTMKKEVEEKSAELATGREDLKGQDLQLREKQGELGALEGRIQILTEVLTPLQEQHDGMRQKLDDMSESLSQFQEASDYQLQAIAEVKQLISTLTSHDASEAMSA, from the coding sequence AGCTGAGCAACAACCGCCAAATCACCCGTCACTATGACGCCGGTCGTCCGCTGGTAGGCATTTTGCAAAACTTCTCTAACCAGAGCAAAAAGTCCAAATCCCAAGAAGAAGAGATTGAGCAGTGGAAGCAATCACTCACCTTTCAAAGTCAAGAATTAAATCGGCGTGAGTTAGAACTTGAAACCCGCCAAGAACAAGTTGAACAGGCTGAAGCTGATCTAGAAAAACTCGAAGCGCAGCGACAGGAAATTGAGTCGTCTCAACAAGAACTGGATCAGTTAAAAGAAGAACTGGATCGCAAACATCAAGAACTGCAAGGGGCGTGGGATCATCTCAACGGTGAAATCCGGCGGTTTGAAGAGCGCCAAGAAGACGCCTCGCAAAATGCGGGCCTGGATGAAGCCCAAAGCCAGCAGCTGCAAGAAGCCTTAGAACGTCTCACCAATGCAGTGACCCCCACAGAGGGGCTTCGCGAACAACTTAACTTGGCTTACGAGCTCGTCAACCAGCAGCAATCTCTCTTATCTGAGCGCCAGCAGTCACTGGCAACGCAACAGCAGCAGCTAGACGAAAGACGAGGTCAGCTGCAGCAAGAAATTGAAACCCTGACTGGTCATTGGCAAGGCTGGCATGATGCCGAAGCTGCTTTGAATAGTCGTAAAGCTGACTTAAAAGTGCAGCAGCAGACTCTAGCCGACAAGCAAGCTGATGTGCAGACGTTGTCTCAGCAGTTGCAATCGCAAAGCAATCTATATCAGCAAGTTTACGAACTGCTGAATACCTCTGACAAAGTCCGTCTGAGCGACAAAGTTGACGTTGCTGCGTTGGATGCCTTACCGCTTGATGAGTTGCAAAAGGTCGTTACAGATTTAGAAAAAGACTTAGAAAAAGTCTCTCGGTTTGTGAATGACCAAGAAGAAGAATTAAAACTGGAACAAGAGGCGATTGACGAACTGAAGCAACGGATGGAGCAAGTGAGTGAATTCGATCGCTTGCAGCTGGAAACAGAACTCGCCGAAGAGCAAGACCGCTACCAAATGCTCAATGAGACCTTGGTTGGTCAACGACGCAATCTACTTGAGCGGGAAGAGGTATTGAGTCAGCATCAGGCCGTATTGCGACGGCGACAGGGGCTAGCAACGGAAGAAGCGCCCGTCAATGTGGTGGATTTGGAGCCGATTTTGAAACAAATTGATGCTCAACGCCAGCAAACTTCGGACACCTTGCAGCAGTGTGAGTCTGAGATCAAAGAGATACAGGCCCGCCTCGACACGATGAAAAAAGAGGTTGAGGAGAAATCGGCTGAGCTCGCAACCGGGCGTGAAGATTTAAAAGGCCAAGATTTGCAATTGCGAGAAAAGCAGGGCGAATTAGGGGCTCTGGAAGGACGAATTCAAATCTTGACCGAGGTTTTAACGCCGCTGCAAGAACAGCACGACGGCATGCGGCAAAAGTTAGACGACATGTCGGAGTCACTATCTCAATTCCAGGAGGCTAGCGATTATCAGTTGCAGGCGATCGCAGAGGTCAAGCAACTGATTTCGACGCTGACTTCCCATGACGCTTCTGAAGCAATGTCAGCTTAG